Proteins encoded together in one Apteryx mantelli isolate bAptMan1 chromosome 31, bAptMan1.hap1, whole genome shotgun sequence window:
- the ADAM15 gene encoding disintegrin and metalloproteinase domain-containing protein 15 isoform X9: MARALLCALGLLLAAPGPRRAAGTGTRGRGAGDSVWQRHAEWGHSWHVTPQVLQGDRTLSLAEAVQGGFPAWLQVALELEGTRLVVELEQNWELVLGTGALLYYLPNGTRVAQEASEQEHCCYRGSVQGFPGSRASLCACSGLSGHLRVSENRSYGLEPDVSGPPGRHVAYRPRDVRLAPRACGPGPTAPPEMETEPPRPQRGKRAVAEQRFVELVMVVDHAAFLNYRDLQRVRTRTLEIANQVDTFFQPLGVRVALLAVEVWSQGDKFKVGSSGRAALERFLQWRREELLPRLPHDNAQLLTGARFEDVAVGMSAQASMCSPARSGGVSMDHSVSVLVVATTVAHQLGHNLGMSHDGAGRRCRCSNLYQDRGCIMDSPTGLTPGLSFSNCSRQDLERSLQQGRGWCLLDTPEPRRLAGSPRCGNRFLEPGEGCDCGLSLECADPCCNSSSCQLLPGAECATGDACCQDCKLRRAGHPCREPLGECDLPEFCDGLSPRCPPNAYLQDGQPCAGGRAHCYGGACATLEGQCQQLLGAGASPVSSSCMAALNARGDERGHCGQLPNGSYVACAQRDAGCGRLQCQRGSTRGSRPAASCQGTLLPGDEDVSDPVMVLPGTVCSPGKVCLQRRCQDVSVLGDQQCHSKCHGHGVCNNHGHCHCERGWAPPSCASPGAGGSEDSGPMAPERGGSALPTALLLSALLLLALLLGLCCVRRAGLHKRLCQLSKGTSCQYSAETQVRFLGPEAPDGWSGISQPSETRPSSQGPPERPRPPQWRQGTELQVMRSSKPPGPAKPPPPRRPLPLDPPGPSLPHDETPPSQTHVTVIPSRPAPPPPAGAPSVP; the protein is encoded by the exons ATGGCGCGGGCgctgctctgcgccctggggctgctgctcgccgcgccggggccccgccgcgccgccggcaccgggACGCGCGGACGCGGCGCAG GTGACAGCGTGTGGCAGCGCCATGCGGAGTGGGGACACTCGTGGCACGTGACGCCGCAGGTCCTGCAGGGCGACCGGACGCTcagcctggcagaggctgtgcag GGGGGcttccctgcctggctgcaggtcgccctggagctggagggaacGCGGCTGGTGGTGGAGCTGGAGCAAAACTG GGAGCTGGTGCTGGGCACCGGGGCGCTGCTCTACTACCTGCCCAACGGCACGCGGGTGGCGCAGGAGGCCAGCGAGCAG GAACACTGCTGCTACCGCGGGAGCGTGcagggcttccccggctcccggGCCAGCCTCTGCGCCTGCTCCGGGCTCAG CGGCCACCTCCGTGTGTCGGAGAACAGGAGCTACGGGCTGGAGCCGGACGTCAGCGGCCCCCCGGGCAGGCACGTGGCGTACCGGCCCCGGGACGTCCGGCTGGCGCCGCGGGCCTGCGGGccgggccccacggcccccccagaGATGGAGacggagccgccccggccgcagagG GGCAAGCGGGCGGTGGCGGAGCAGCGCTTCGTGGAGCTGGTGATGGTGGTGGACCACGCCGCG TTCCTAAACTACCGCGACCTGCAGCGTGTCCGCACCCGGACCCTGGAGATCGCCAACCAGGTGGACACG tTCTTCCAGCCGCTGGGGGTGCGGGTGGCCCTGCTGGCCGTGGAGGTCTGGAGCCAAGGCGACAAGTTCAAGGTGGGCagcagcgggcgggcggcgctggaGCGGTTCCTGCAGTGGCGTCGCGAGGAgctgctgccccggctgccccacgACAACGCGCAGCTGCTGAC GGGCGCCCGCTTCGAGGACGTGGCAGTGGGGATGTCGGCGCAGGCCTCCATGTGCTCGCCGGCGCGCTCCGGGGGGGTCAGCATG GACCACTCGGTCAGCGTGCTCGTGGTGGCCACCACCGTGGCCCACCAGCTGGGGCACAACCTGGGCATGAGCCACGACGGCGccgggcgccgctgccgctgcaGCAACCTCTACCAGGACCGCGGCTGCATCATGGATTCGCCCACGGG GCTCACGCCCGGCTTGAGCTTCAGCAACTGCAGCCGGCAGGACCTGGAGCGCAGCCTgcagcagggccggggctggTGCCTCCTCGACACGCCCGAGCCGCGGAGGCTGGCCGGGAGCCCCCGCTGCGGGAACCGCTTCCTGGAGCCCGGCGAGGGCTGCGACTGCGGCCTCAGCCTG GAGTGCGCCGACCCCtgctgcaacagcagcagctgccagctgcTGCCCGGAGCCGAGTGCGCCACGGGGGACGCCTGCTGCCAGGACTGCAAG ctgcgccgcgccgggcacccgtgccgggagccgctgggcgAGTGCGACCTGCCCGAGTTCTGCGACGGGCTCTCGCCTCGCTGCCCGCCCAACGCCTACCTGCAGGACGGGCAGCCCTgcgccggcgggcgggcgcaCTGCTACGGCGGCGCCTGCGCCACCCTCGAGGGACAGtgccagcagctgctgggggcag GCGCCAGCCCCGTCTCCAGCTCCTGCATGGCCGCCCTGAACGCGAGAGGGGACGAGCGCGGACACTGCGGGCAGCTCCCCAACGGCTCCTACGTCGCCTGCGCCCAGCG GGACGCTGGCTGCGGGCGCCTGCAGTGCCAGCGCGGCAGCACCCGGGGCAGCCGCCCAGCGGCCTCCTGCCAGGGGACCCTGCTGCCCGGGGACGAGGACGTGAGCGACCCGGTCATGGTGCTGCCCGGCACCGTCTGCAGCCCCGGCAAG GTGTGTCTCCAGCGCCGGTGCCAGGACGTCTCCGTGCTGGGGGATCAGCAGTGCCACAGCAAGTGCCACGGGCACGGG GTGTGCAACAACCACGGGCACTGCCACTGCGAGCGGGGCTGGGCTCCCCCCAGCTGCGcgagccccggcgcggggggcagcgaggACAGCGGCCCCATGGCCCCGGAGCGAG GGGGGAGCGCGCTGCCCACGGCCCTGCTGCTCagcgccctgctgctgctggccctgctgctggggctgtgctgcgTGCGCCGCGCCGGGCTGCACAAGCGCCTCTGCCAGCTCAGCAAGGGGACGTCCTGCCAGTACAG tgctgagaCCCAGGTCCGATTCCTGGGTCCAGAAGCCCCAGACGGCTGGAGCGG GATCTCGCAGCCCTCGGAGACCCGACCGTCCAGCCAGGGCCCCcccgagcggccccggcccccgcagtGGCGTCAGGGCACCGAGCTCCAGGTCATGCGCAGCAGCAAG CCTCCAGGCCCCGCCAAGCCCCCCCCGCCACGGCGGCCGCTGCCCTTGGACCCCCCGGGGCCTTCGCTGCCCCACGACGAGACGCCCCCCAGCCAAACCCATGTCACAGTGATTCCCTCCAG gccagcccccccgccgcctgCTGGTGCCCCCTCCGTGCCCTAG
- the ADAM15 gene encoding disintegrin and metalloproteinase domain-containing protein 15 isoform X6: MARALLCALGLLLAAPGPRRAAGTGTRGRGAGDSVWQRHAEWGHSWHVTPQVLQGDRTLSLAEAVQGGFPAWLQVALELEGTRLVVELEQNWELVLGTGALLYYLPNGTRVAQEASEQEHCCYRGSVQGFPGSRASLCACSGLSGHLRVSENRSYGLEPDVSGPPGRHVAYRPRDVRLAPRACGPGPTAPPEMETEPPRPQRGKRAVAEQRFVELVMVVDHAAFLNYRDLQRVRTRTLEIANQVDTFFQPLGVRVALLAVEVWSQGDKFKVGSSGRAALERFLQWRREELLPRLPHDNAQLLTGARFEDVAVGMSAQASMCSPARSGGVSMDHSVSVLVVATTVAHQLGHNLGMSHDGAGRRCRCSNLYQDRGCIMDSPTGLTPGLSFSNCSRQDLERSLQQGRGWCLLDTPEPRRLAGSPRCGNRFLEPGEGCDCGLSLECADPCCNSSSCQLLPGAECATGDACCQDCKLRRAGHPCREPLGECDLPEFCDGLSPRCPPNAYLQDGQPCAGGRAHCYGGACATLEGQCQQLLGAGASPVSSSCMAALNARGDERGHCGQLPNGSYVACAQRDAGCGRLQCQRGSTRGSRPAASCQGTLLPGDEDVSDPVMVLPGTVCSPGKVCLQRRCQDVSVLGDQQCHSKCHGHGVCNNHGHCHCERGWAPPSCASPGAGGSEDSGPMAPERGGSALPTALLLSALLLLALLLGLCCVRRAGLHKRLCQLSKGTSCQYSAETQVRFLGPEAPDGWSGISQPSETRPSSQGPPERPRPPQWRQGTELQVMRSSKPAALGSARPDPPSKPLPPDPLPKSAQPPGPAKPPPPRRPLPLDPPGPSLPHDETPPSQTHVTVIPSRPAPPPPAGAPSVP, from the exons ATGGCGCGGGCgctgctctgcgccctggggctgctgctcgccgcgccggggccccgccgcgccgccggcaccgggACGCGCGGACGCGGCGCAG GTGACAGCGTGTGGCAGCGCCATGCGGAGTGGGGACACTCGTGGCACGTGACGCCGCAGGTCCTGCAGGGCGACCGGACGCTcagcctggcagaggctgtgcag GGGGGcttccctgcctggctgcaggtcgccctggagctggagggaacGCGGCTGGTGGTGGAGCTGGAGCAAAACTG GGAGCTGGTGCTGGGCACCGGGGCGCTGCTCTACTACCTGCCCAACGGCACGCGGGTGGCGCAGGAGGCCAGCGAGCAG GAACACTGCTGCTACCGCGGGAGCGTGcagggcttccccggctcccggGCCAGCCTCTGCGCCTGCTCCGGGCTCAG CGGCCACCTCCGTGTGTCGGAGAACAGGAGCTACGGGCTGGAGCCGGACGTCAGCGGCCCCCCGGGCAGGCACGTGGCGTACCGGCCCCGGGACGTCCGGCTGGCGCCGCGGGCCTGCGGGccgggccccacggcccccccagaGATGGAGacggagccgccccggccgcagagG GGCAAGCGGGCGGTGGCGGAGCAGCGCTTCGTGGAGCTGGTGATGGTGGTGGACCACGCCGCG TTCCTAAACTACCGCGACCTGCAGCGTGTCCGCACCCGGACCCTGGAGATCGCCAACCAGGTGGACACG tTCTTCCAGCCGCTGGGGGTGCGGGTGGCCCTGCTGGCCGTGGAGGTCTGGAGCCAAGGCGACAAGTTCAAGGTGGGCagcagcgggcgggcggcgctggaGCGGTTCCTGCAGTGGCGTCGCGAGGAgctgctgccccggctgccccacgACAACGCGCAGCTGCTGAC GGGCGCCCGCTTCGAGGACGTGGCAGTGGGGATGTCGGCGCAGGCCTCCATGTGCTCGCCGGCGCGCTCCGGGGGGGTCAGCATG GACCACTCGGTCAGCGTGCTCGTGGTGGCCACCACCGTGGCCCACCAGCTGGGGCACAACCTGGGCATGAGCCACGACGGCGccgggcgccgctgccgctgcaGCAACCTCTACCAGGACCGCGGCTGCATCATGGATTCGCCCACGGG GCTCACGCCCGGCTTGAGCTTCAGCAACTGCAGCCGGCAGGACCTGGAGCGCAGCCTgcagcagggccggggctggTGCCTCCTCGACACGCCCGAGCCGCGGAGGCTGGCCGGGAGCCCCCGCTGCGGGAACCGCTTCCTGGAGCCCGGCGAGGGCTGCGACTGCGGCCTCAGCCTG GAGTGCGCCGACCCCtgctgcaacagcagcagctgccagctgcTGCCCGGAGCCGAGTGCGCCACGGGGGACGCCTGCTGCCAGGACTGCAAG ctgcgccgcgccgggcacccgtgccgggagccgctgggcgAGTGCGACCTGCCCGAGTTCTGCGACGGGCTCTCGCCTCGCTGCCCGCCCAACGCCTACCTGCAGGACGGGCAGCCCTgcgccggcgggcgggcgcaCTGCTACGGCGGCGCCTGCGCCACCCTCGAGGGACAGtgccagcagctgctgggggcag GCGCCAGCCCCGTCTCCAGCTCCTGCATGGCCGCCCTGAACGCGAGAGGGGACGAGCGCGGACACTGCGGGCAGCTCCCCAACGGCTCCTACGTCGCCTGCGCCCAGCG GGACGCTGGCTGCGGGCGCCTGCAGTGCCAGCGCGGCAGCACCCGGGGCAGCCGCCCAGCGGCCTCCTGCCAGGGGACCCTGCTGCCCGGGGACGAGGACGTGAGCGACCCGGTCATGGTGCTGCCCGGCACCGTCTGCAGCCCCGGCAAG GTGTGTCTCCAGCGCCGGTGCCAGGACGTCTCCGTGCTGGGGGATCAGCAGTGCCACAGCAAGTGCCACGGGCACGGG GTGTGCAACAACCACGGGCACTGCCACTGCGAGCGGGGCTGGGCTCCCCCCAGCTGCGcgagccccggcgcggggggcagcgaggACAGCGGCCCCATGGCCCCGGAGCGAG GGGGGAGCGCGCTGCCCACGGCCCTGCTGCTCagcgccctgctgctgctggccctgctgctggggctgtgctgcgTGCGCCGCGCCGGGCTGCACAAGCGCCTCTGCCAGCTCAGCAAGGGGACGTCCTGCCAGTACAG tgctgagaCCCAGGTCCGATTCCTGGGTCCAGAAGCCCCAGACGGCTGGAGCGG GATCTCGCAGCCCTCGGAGACCCGACCGTCCAGCCAGGGCCCCcccgagcggccccggcccccgcagtGGCGTCAGGGCACCGAGCTCCAGGTCATGCGCAGCAGCAAG CCGGCTGCCCTCGGCTCGGCCAGGCCCGATCCGCCCTCCAAGCCTCTCCCGCCTGACCCTCTTCCCAAGAGCGCCCAG CCTCCAGGCCCCGCCAAGCCCCCCCCGCCACGGCGGCCGCTGCCCTTGGACCCCCCGGGGCCTTCGCTGCCCCACGACGAGACGCCCCCCAGCCAAACCCATGTCACAGTGATTCCCTCCAG gccagcccccccgccgcctgCTGGTGCCCCCTCCGTGCCCTAG
- the ADAM15 gene encoding disintegrin and metalloproteinase domain-containing protein 15 isoform X7, giving the protein MARALLCALGLLLAAPGPRRAAGTGTRGRGAGDSVWQRHAEWGHSWHVTPQVLQGDRTLSLAEAVQGGFPAWLQVALELEGTRLVVELEQNWELVLGTGALLYYLPNGTRVAQEASEQEHCCYRGSVQGFPGSRASLCACSGLSGHLRVSENRSYGLEPDVSGPPGRHVAYRPRDVRLAPRACGPGPTAPPEMETEPPRPQRGKRAVAEQRFVELVMVVDHAAFLNYRDLQRVRTRTLEIANQVDTFFQPLGVRVALLAVEVWSQGDKFKVGSSGRAALERFLQWRREELLPRLPHDNAQLLTGARFEDVAVGMSAQASMCSPARSGGVSMDHSVSVLVVATTVAHQLGHNLGMSHDGAGRRCRCSNLYQDRGCIMDSPTGLTPGLSFSNCSRQDLERSLQQGRGWCLLDTPEPRRLAGSPRCGNRFLEPGEGCDCGLSLECADPCCNSSSCQLLPGAECATGDACCQDCKLRRAGHPCREPLGECDLPEFCDGLSPRCPPNAYLQDGQPCAGGRAHCYGGACATLEGQCQQLLGAGASPVSSSCMAALNARGDERGHCGQLPNGSYVACAQRDAGCGRLQCQRGSTRGSRPAASCQGTLLPGDEDVSDPVMVLPGTVCSPGKVCLQRRCQDVSVLGDQQCHSKCHGHGVCNNHGHCHCERGWAPPSCASPGAGGSEDSGPMAPERGGSALPTALLLSALLLLALLLGLCCVRRAGLHKRLCQLSKGTSCQYSAETQVRFLGPEAPDGWSGISQPSETRPSSQGPPERPRPPQWRQGTELQVMRSSKAVPSDRPPPPTRPLPADPVLRGAQPPGPAKPPPPRRPLPLDPPGPSLPHDETPPSQTHVTVIPSRPAPPPPAGAPSVP; this is encoded by the exons ATGGCGCGGGCgctgctctgcgccctggggctgctgctcgccgcgccggggccccgccgcgccgccggcaccgggACGCGCGGACGCGGCGCAG GTGACAGCGTGTGGCAGCGCCATGCGGAGTGGGGACACTCGTGGCACGTGACGCCGCAGGTCCTGCAGGGCGACCGGACGCTcagcctggcagaggctgtgcag GGGGGcttccctgcctggctgcaggtcgccctggagctggagggaacGCGGCTGGTGGTGGAGCTGGAGCAAAACTG GGAGCTGGTGCTGGGCACCGGGGCGCTGCTCTACTACCTGCCCAACGGCACGCGGGTGGCGCAGGAGGCCAGCGAGCAG GAACACTGCTGCTACCGCGGGAGCGTGcagggcttccccggctcccggGCCAGCCTCTGCGCCTGCTCCGGGCTCAG CGGCCACCTCCGTGTGTCGGAGAACAGGAGCTACGGGCTGGAGCCGGACGTCAGCGGCCCCCCGGGCAGGCACGTGGCGTACCGGCCCCGGGACGTCCGGCTGGCGCCGCGGGCCTGCGGGccgggccccacggcccccccagaGATGGAGacggagccgccccggccgcagagG GGCAAGCGGGCGGTGGCGGAGCAGCGCTTCGTGGAGCTGGTGATGGTGGTGGACCACGCCGCG TTCCTAAACTACCGCGACCTGCAGCGTGTCCGCACCCGGACCCTGGAGATCGCCAACCAGGTGGACACG tTCTTCCAGCCGCTGGGGGTGCGGGTGGCCCTGCTGGCCGTGGAGGTCTGGAGCCAAGGCGACAAGTTCAAGGTGGGCagcagcgggcgggcggcgctggaGCGGTTCCTGCAGTGGCGTCGCGAGGAgctgctgccccggctgccccacgACAACGCGCAGCTGCTGAC GGGCGCCCGCTTCGAGGACGTGGCAGTGGGGATGTCGGCGCAGGCCTCCATGTGCTCGCCGGCGCGCTCCGGGGGGGTCAGCATG GACCACTCGGTCAGCGTGCTCGTGGTGGCCACCACCGTGGCCCACCAGCTGGGGCACAACCTGGGCATGAGCCACGACGGCGccgggcgccgctgccgctgcaGCAACCTCTACCAGGACCGCGGCTGCATCATGGATTCGCCCACGGG GCTCACGCCCGGCTTGAGCTTCAGCAACTGCAGCCGGCAGGACCTGGAGCGCAGCCTgcagcagggccggggctggTGCCTCCTCGACACGCCCGAGCCGCGGAGGCTGGCCGGGAGCCCCCGCTGCGGGAACCGCTTCCTGGAGCCCGGCGAGGGCTGCGACTGCGGCCTCAGCCTG GAGTGCGCCGACCCCtgctgcaacagcagcagctgccagctgcTGCCCGGAGCCGAGTGCGCCACGGGGGACGCCTGCTGCCAGGACTGCAAG ctgcgccgcgccgggcacccgtgccgggagccgctgggcgAGTGCGACCTGCCCGAGTTCTGCGACGGGCTCTCGCCTCGCTGCCCGCCCAACGCCTACCTGCAGGACGGGCAGCCCTgcgccggcgggcgggcgcaCTGCTACGGCGGCGCCTGCGCCACCCTCGAGGGACAGtgccagcagctgctgggggcag GCGCCAGCCCCGTCTCCAGCTCCTGCATGGCCGCCCTGAACGCGAGAGGGGACGAGCGCGGACACTGCGGGCAGCTCCCCAACGGCTCCTACGTCGCCTGCGCCCAGCG GGACGCTGGCTGCGGGCGCCTGCAGTGCCAGCGCGGCAGCACCCGGGGCAGCCGCCCAGCGGCCTCCTGCCAGGGGACCCTGCTGCCCGGGGACGAGGACGTGAGCGACCCGGTCATGGTGCTGCCCGGCACCGTCTGCAGCCCCGGCAAG GTGTGTCTCCAGCGCCGGTGCCAGGACGTCTCCGTGCTGGGGGATCAGCAGTGCCACAGCAAGTGCCACGGGCACGGG GTGTGCAACAACCACGGGCACTGCCACTGCGAGCGGGGCTGGGCTCCCCCCAGCTGCGcgagccccggcgcggggggcagcgaggACAGCGGCCCCATGGCCCCGGAGCGAG GGGGGAGCGCGCTGCCCACGGCCCTGCTGCTCagcgccctgctgctgctggccctgctgctggggctgtgctgcgTGCGCCGCGCCGGGCTGCACAAGCGCCTCTGCCAGCTCAGCAAGGGGACGTCCTGCCAGTACAG tgctgagaCCCAGGTCCGATTCCTGGGTCCAGAAGCCCCAGACGGCTGGAGCGG GATCTCGCAGCCCTCGGAGACCCGACCGTCCAGCCAGGGCCCCcccgagcggccccggcccccgcagtGGCGTCAGGGCACCGAGCTCCAGGTCATGCGCAGCAGCAAG gCAGTGCCCTCGGACAGGCCGCCCCCCCCCACGCGCCCGCTGCCCGCGGACCCCGTGCTGCGCGGCGCTCAG CCTCCAGGCCCCGCCAAGCCCCCCCCGCCACGGCGGCCGCTGCCCTTGGACCCCCCGGGGCCTTCGCTGCCCCACGACGAGACGCCCCCCAGCCAAACCCATGTCACAGTGATTCCCTCCAG gccagcccccccgccgcctgCTGGTGCCCCCTCCGTGCCCTAG
- the ADAM15 gene encoding disintegrin and metalloproteinase domain-containing protein 15 isoform X3 yields the protein MARALLCALGLLLAAPGPRRAAGTGTRGRGAGDSVWQRHAEWGHSWHVTPQVLQGDRTLSLAEAVQGGFPAWLQVALELEGTRLVVELEQNWELVLGTGALLYYLPNGTRVAQEASEQEHCCYRGSVQGFPGSRASLCACSGLSGHLRVSENRSYGLEPDVSGPPGRHVAYRPRDVRLAPRACGPGPTAPPEMETEPPRPQRGKRAVAEQRFVELVMVVDHAAFLNYRDLQRVRTRTLEIANQVDTFFQPLGVRVALLAVEVWSQGDKFKVGSSGRAALERFLQWRREELLPRLPHDNAQLLTGARFEDVAVGMSAQASMCSPARSGGVSMDHSVSVLVVATTVAHQLGHNLGMSHDGAGRRCRCSNLYQDRGCIMDSPTGLTPGLSFSNCSRQDLERSLQQGRGWCLLDTPEPRRLAGSPRCGNRFLEPGEGCDCGLSLECADPCCNSSSCQLLPGAECATGDACCQDCKLRRAGHPCREPLGECDLPEFCDGLSPRCPPNAYLQDGQPCAGGRAHCYGGACATLEGQCQQLLGAGASPVSSSCMAALNARGDERGHCGQLPNGSYVACAQRDAGCGRLQCQRGSTRGSRPAASCQGTLLPGDEDVSDPVMVLPGTVCSPGKVCLQRRCQDVSVLGDQQCHSKCHGHGVCNNHGHCHCERGWAPPSCASPGAGGSEDSGPMAPERGGSALPTALLLSALLLLALLLGLCCVRRAGLHKRLCQLSKGTSCQYRISQPSETRPSSQGPPERPRPPQWRQGTELQVMRSSKPAALGSARPDPPSKPLPPDPLPKSAQAVPSDRPPPPTRPLPADPVLRGAQPPGPAKPPPPRRPLPLDPPGPSLPHDETPPSQTHVTVIPSRPAPPPPAGAPSVP from the exons ATGGCGCGGGCgctgctctgcgccctggggctgctgctcgccgcgccggggccccgccgcgccgccggcaccgggACGCGCGGACGCGGCGCAG GTGACAGCGTGTGGCAGCGCCATGCGGAGTGGGGACACTCGTGGCACGTGACGCCGCAGGTCCTGCAGGGCGACCGGACGCTcagcctggcagaggctgtgcag GGGGGcttccctgcctggctgcaggtcgccctggagctggagggaacGCGGCTGGTGGTGGAGCTGGAGCAAAACTG GGAGCTGGTGCTGGGCACCGGGGCGCTGCTCTACTACCTGCCCAACGGCACGCGGGTGGCGCAGGAGGCCAGCGAGCAG GAACACTGCTGCTACCGCGGGAGCGTGcagggcttccccggctcccggGCCAGCCTCTGCGCCTGCTCCGGGCTCAG CGGCCACCTCCGTGTGTCGGAGAACAGGAGCTACGGGCTGGAGCCGGACGTCAGCGGCCCCCCGGGCAGGCACGTGGCGTACCGGCCCCGGGACGTCCGGCTGGCGCCGCGGGCCTGCGGGccgggccccacggcccccccagaGATGGAGacggagccgccccggccgcagagG GGCAAGCGGGCGGTGGCGGAGCAGCGCTTCGTGGAGCTGGTGATGGTGGTGGACCACGCCGCG TTCCTAAACTACCGCGACCTGCAGCGTGTCCGCACCCGGACCCTGGAGATCGCCAACCAGGTGGACACG tTCTTCCAGCCGCTGGGGGTGCGGGTGGCCCTGCTGGCCGTGGAGGTCTGGAGCCAAGGCGACAAGTTCAAGGTGGGCagcagcgggcgggcggcgctggaGCGGTTCCTGCAGTGGCGTCGCGAGGAgctgctgccccggctgccccacgACAACGCGCAGCTGCTGAC GGGCGCCCGCTTCGAGGACGTGGCAGTGGGGATGTCGGCGCAGGCCTCCATGTGCTCGCCGGCGCGCTCCGGGGGGGTCAGCATG GACCACTCGGTCAGCGTGCTCGTGGTGGCCACCACCGTGGCCCACCAGCTGGGGCACAACCTGGGCATGAGCCACGACGGCGccgggcgccgctgccgctgcaGCAACCTCTACCAGGACCGCGGCTGCATCATGGATTCGCCCACGGG GCTCACGCCCGGCTTGAGCTTCAGCAACTGCAGCCGGCAGGACCTGGAGCGCAGCCTgcagcagggccggggctggTGCCTCCTCGACACGCCCGAGCCGCGGAGGCTGGCCGGGAGCCCCCGCTGCGGGAACCGCTTCCTGGAGCCCGGCGAGGGCTGCGACTGCGGCCTCAGCCTG GAGTGCGCCGACCCCtgctgcaacagcagcagctgccagctgcTGCCCGGAGCCGAGTGCGCCACGGGGGACGCCTGCTGCCAGGACTGCAAG ctgcgccgcgccgggcacccgtgccgggagccgctgggcgAGTGCGACCTGCCCGAGTTCTGCGACGGGCTCTCGCCTCGCTGCCCGCCCAACGCCTACCTGCAGGACGGGCAGCCCTgcgccggcgggcgggcgcaCTGCTACGGCGGCGCCTGCGCCACCCTCGAGGGACAGtgccagcagctgctgggggcag GCGCCAGCCCCGTCTCCAGCTCCTGCATGGCCGCCCTGAACGCGAGAGGGGACGAGCGCGGACACTGCGGGCAGCTCCCCAACGGCTCCTACGTCGCCTGCGCCCAGCG GGACGCTGGCTGCGGGCGCCTGCAGTGCCAGCGCGGCAGCACCCGGGGCAGCCGCCCAGCGGCCTCCTGCCAGGGGACCCTGCTGCCCGGGGACGAGGACGTGAGCGACCCGGTCATGGTGCTGCCCGGCACCGTCTGCAGCCCCGGCAAG GTGTGTCTCCAGCGCCGGTGCCAGGACGTCTCCGTGCTGGGGGATCAGCAGTGCCACAGCAAGTGCCACGGGCACGGG GTGTGCAACAACCACGGGCACTGCCACTGCGAGCGGGGCTGGGCTCCCCCCAGCTGCGcgagccccggcgcggggggcagcgaggACAGCGGCCCCATGGCCCCGGAGCGAG GGGGGAGCGCGCTGCCCACGGCCCTGCTGCTCagcgccctgctgctgctggccctgctgctggggctgtgctgcgTGCGCCGCGCCGGGCTGCACAAGCGCCTCTGCCAGCTCAGCAAGGGGACGTCCTGCCAGTACAG GATCTCGCAGCCCTCGGAGACCCGACCGTCCAGCCAGGGCCCCcccgagcggccccggcccccgcagtGGCGTCAGGGCACCGAGCTCCAGGTCATGCGCAGCAGCAAG CCGGCTGCCCTCGGCTCGGCCAGGCCCGATCCGCCCTCCAAGCCTCTCCCGCCTGACCCTCTTCCCAAGAGCGCCCAG gCAGTGCCCTCGGACAGGCCGCCCCCCCCCACGCGCCCGCTGCCCGCGGACCCCGTGCTGCGCGGCGCTCAG CCTCCAGGCCCCGCCAAGCCCCCCCCGCCACGGCGGCCGCTGCCCTTGGACCCCCCGGGGCCTTCGCTGCCCCACGACGAGACGCCCCCCAGCCAAACCCATGTCACAGTGATTCCCTCCAG gccagcccccccgccgcctgCTGGTGCCCCCTCCGTGCCCTAG